The following DNA comes from Candidatus Syntrophosphaera sp..
ACTCACCTCACAGCCCAGGCGGATGGCGGTGCGGGCACAATCTATTGCTGTGTTCCCACCCCCGACAATGGCCACTTTTTTCCCCAGGGGAGGAGTGTTTCCCAGGCTGTGGGCTTTGAGGAAATCCACGCCCAGATAGCAACCTTGCTGGTCTGAGCCCTTGACCGGCATGGGAACGGCTTTCTGGGCTCCGATGGCCAGATAGACCGCATCGTATTGGGCGCAAAGGTTCTTCAATTGGATATCCTTGCCCAGGCTCTTATTGTATTCAATTTTCATGCCGCTGGCGCACATCAGCTCTATCTCGCGATCGAGGATGGCCTTGGGCAGCCTGTATTCCGGAATGCCAAAACGCAGCCAGCCTCCGGCGGCTGGGGCGGATTCGAAGATCACCACCTCGTGGCCGAGGTTTGATAAATAGAATCCACAGGTCAGGCCGGAGGGACCGGCTCCAACGATGGCAACCTTCTTGCCCGTGGAAGCCTCTTTATCCGGAACATAGTTCCAAGCGTCGTTCAGGTCCTCATCCGCGGCAAAGCGTTTGAGCTGGCGGATGGCGATGGGATCTTCAACGATCTGGCGGCGGCATTCCTTTTCGCAGAAAGCGGGGCAGACCCTTCCGATGGAAAGCGGCATCGGCAGGGTGTCCTTGATCACTTTCACAGCTTCGTGGTATTGGCCGTTGGCGATCAGGGAAACGTAGCCTTGGATGTCCACATGGTCGGGGCAGGCAATCTTGCAGGGGGCCTCGCAATCGGCATAGTGATTGGAGATCAGCAGTTCCAATGCCATTTTCCGGGCTGCCCGGATGTCTTCGCCATCCGTGGTGATCTCCATGCCGGGCGTGACATTGGTGCCGCAGGAGGTCACAAAACCCCGGCGGCCTTTCACTTCCACGGCACAGACCCAGCAGGATCCATAAGGTTTGAGCTCTTCATCATGGCAGAGGGTGGGGATCTCCAATCCGTTGCGGCGCGCCAGTTCCAGAATGGTAATGCCGGGTTCGGTCTGGACTTTGTTTCCGTTTAAAATCACTTCAATCATCGGTGTCTCCTATGCCTTGGTGATCGCGTCGAATTTGCAGGTTTTATAGCAGGCGCCGCACTTGATGCATTTGCTTTGGTCGATCATATGCGGCTGCTTGACTGTCCCGGAGATGCAGTTGACCGGGCATTTGCGCGCGCAGGCGGTGCAGCCGATGCACTTGTCCGGATCGATCTCATATTTGAGCAAGGCGGTGCAAACACCGGCGGGACAGCGCTTTTCCTCTATGTGGGCGAGGTATTCGTGTTTGAAATAACGCAGGGTGGTTAGAACGGGATTGGGAGCCGTCTGGCCAAGGCCGCAGAGCGAGCCTTTGATGATGTTTTGGGCCAGGTCCTCCAGCCTTTCGATGTCTTCCATGACGCCTTTGCCCTCGGTGATCCTGGTCAGGATCTCCAGCATGCGCCGGGTTCCGATCCGGCAGAAAGTGCATTTGCCGCAGGATTCGTTTTGGGTGAAATTCAGGAAGTAGCGCGCCACGTCCACCATGCAGGTGCCGGAATCCATCACCACCATGCCGCCCGAGCCCATGATCGCGCCGGTGGCGGTGATGCTGTCGTAATCGACGATCGTGTCCAGAAGTTCGGCCGGGATGCAGCCTCCGGAGGGACCGCCCATCTGGACGGCCTTGAAGGGTTTTTCCGTTTTCATGCCGCCGCCGACCTTATAGATAATGTCGCGCAGGGGTATGCCCATCGGAACTTCGATCAGGCCGCTGCCGGCGATCTTGCCCGCGAGGGCGAAAACCTTGGTGCCGGGGGATTTTTCCGTGCCCATGGCCCGGAATGCCTTGGCCCCATTGAGCAGGATCCAGGGGATATTGGCCCAGGTTTCCACATTGTTGATATTGGTGGGCTTACCCCAAAGCCCTGATTCCGCGGGGAAGGGCGGCCTGATGATGGGCATGCCGCGCTTTCCTTCGATGGATTGCATCAGGGCTGTCTCCTCGCCGCAGACAAATGCCCCGGCGCCTTCCTTGATATGGAGCTCAAAGCTGAAATCGGAGCCCATGATGTTGTTCCCCAGATAGTGTTTTTCCAGCGCTGCTTCTATGGCCACCTTGAGATGCGCGATGGCCAGCGGATATTCGGCCCGGCAGTAGATGTAGCCTTCATCCGCGCCCATGGCGTAAGCGCCGATGATCATGCCTTCT
Coding sequences within:
- the nuoF gene encoding NADH-quinone oxidoreductase subunit NuoF produces the protein MEPITVKVGLASCGLAAGAEDVYRKLEEYLGQNNESFSLKRTACIGMCFEEPVVELAGSDLGSVTLGRVNPENIISLVEEYQSGKLPSSNVILAEKSDASRNELLANQQRIVLQNCGVIDPLSLADYESRGGYQALRKALALSPGEIIAEIKDSGLRGRGGAGFSTGLKWTFAAAAKSEKKYVVCNADEGDPGAFMDRSVLEGDPHKILEGMIIGAYAMGADEGYIYCRAEYPLAIAHLKVAIEAALEKHYLGNNIMGSDFSFELHIKEGAGAFVCGEETALMQSIEGKRGMPIIRPPFPAESGLWGKPTNINNVETWANIPWILLNGAKAFRAMGTEKSPGTKVFALAGKIAGSGLIEVPMGIPLRDIIYKVGGGMKTEKPFKAVQMGGPSGGCIPAELLDTIVDYDSITATGAIMGSGGMVVMDSGTCMVDVARYFLNFTQNESCGKCTFCRIGTRRMLEILTRITEGKGVMEDIERLEDLAQNIIKGSLCGLGQTAPNPVLTTLRYFKHEYLAHIEEKRCPAGVCTALLKYEIDPDKCIGCTACARKCPVNCISGTVKQPHMIDQSKCIKCGACYKTCKFDAITKA